The genomic stretch CCTTTCTGTGGGAAGCTTTTCTTCCAAGGTGGTTGAATTTCTTACCGTGTCTCATCGTTTTTTATTCTTCGTCAAGTTTATACTTAGATATGTCCATGCCGAACTGCAAGCCTTTCTCTTGGATAAGCTGCTCTAGTTCTGCTAAGGATTTTTTACCGAAGTTTCTAAATTTCATCATATCAGAAATCTCCAGTTTCGCTAAGTCTCCCAATGTTTTCACATCGGCAGCTTTCAGGCAGTTAAATGCCCTGACAGATAGATCAAGATCACTAAGCGGAGTCTTAAGCAACTTACGCATGTGAAGGAACTCTTCGTCTATCGGCTCAGGAGAATCTCCACCTGGAGTATCAATAACCATCGTCTGGTCAGAGAACAACATAAAGTGCTGGATCAGGATCTTAGCTGATTCCTGAAGGGCCTTTTCAGGGTGGATAGAACCGTCAGTACTCACTTCCAGAACCAACTTCTCAAAGTCGGTCTTTTGCTCTACCCTGGTGTTCTCTACGCTATATTTCACGTTTTTGATAGGAGTGAAGATCGCATCGATCGGAATCACTCCAAACACCTGCTCTTTTGGTTTTGATTCCTCTGCAGGAAGGTAGCCTCTACCTTTTTCTACAGTAAGCTCAATTTCAAAGCTCTTGGAATCATCCAGGTGGCAAATAACCAAGTCTGGATTCAATACCTCAAAAGAAGAGGTGAACTTAGCGATATCTCCAGCAGTAAAAACATCTTGGTTCTTCACTTCCACAGTGATCTTACCATCGATGGAATCATGGATTTTTTTAAACCTCACCTGCTTTAGGTTAAGGATAATATCAGTTACGTCTTCCACAACTCCCTCGATCGTCGAGAATTCATGAACTACACCGGGTAATTTCACCGAGGTGATGGCGTAGCCCTCAAGGGAAGAGAGCAAGATTCTTCTCAGCGCATTACCAATTGTAACCCCGTAACCTTTTTCAAGTGGCTTAAAAGTGAACAAACCGTGGAAATCATCGGCTTTTTCCATCACCACTTTTTCGGGCATTTGAAATGCAAGTATGGACATATCAATAGTTCTTTTAAGTCAGAAAGTTTAGTTATTACTTAGAGTATAATTCGACGATAAGTTGTTCCTTGATATTCTCAGGAATGTCCTCTCTTACGGGAACACTTACAAACTTACCGGACAGTGAATTATTATCCCACTCTAACCAGGAATAACGGTTTGCTCTACCTGCAAGACTGGAGGTAATCGCCTCAAGCGACTTAGATCGCTCTCTAACTGACACAACATCGCCTGGTTTTAATGTATATGAAGGAATGTTTACCAATT from Echinicola soli encodes the following:
- a CDS encoding DNA-directed RNA polymerase subunit alpha; translated protein: MSILAFQMPEKVVMEKADDFHGLFTFKPLEKGYGVTIGNALRRILLSSLEGYAITSVKLPGVVHEFSTIEGVVEDVTDIILNLKQVRFKKIHDSIDGKITVEVKNQDVFTAGDIAKFTSSFEVLNPDLVICHLDDSKSFEIELTVEKGRGYLPAEESKPKEQVFGVIPIDAIFTPIKNVKYSVENTRVEQKTDFEKLVLEVSTDGSIHPEKALQESAKILIQHFMLFSDQTMVIDTPGGDSPEPIDEEFLHMRKLLKTPLSDLDLSVRAFNCLKAADVKTLGDLAKLEISDMMKFRNFGKKSLAELEQLIQEKGLQFGMDISKYKLDEE